A DNA window from Citrobacter arsenatis contains the following coding sequences:
- the mbeA gene encoding plasmid mobilization relaxase MbeA, with translation MIVKFHPRGRGGGCGPVDYLLGKDRQRDGATVLQGKPEEVLELIDASPYAKKYTSGVLSFAESDLAPGQREKLMESFERVLMPGLDKDQYSVLWVEHADKGRVELNFLIPNTELLTGKRLQPYYDRADRPRIDAWQTVVNGRLGLHDPNDPANRRELVTPSALPQALQEAVRAITQGLMVLASSGELKTRQDVTEALTVAGFEVVRTTRSSISIANPDGGRNIRLKGAIYEQSFNAGAGLRAELESAAAIYQRDAESRIQRARSVCKSGTERKREANQQRYPRPRPEAVLRHQPEHQRDAENHRADVADNRRSVVPADLHEREHSVVAGAENSRQLPGHQRAERCTVEAERANVGRDIPGGQQRTFSGAAVGDERRHELDGERRGYERSKTGAGVELNDGTGNAIVERIRATAAGLRAAAERVGSRLLGVAEDVWHYATGERGAERACVGLEQAGAEFKRAAAPLVREMNTIEQRQAHERALQHEKTPEPERPLRQKGLDGPSL, from the coding sequence ATGATCGTTAAATTCCATCCGCGCGGGCGCGGAGGCGGCTGTGGGCCGGTGGATTATCTGCTGGGTAAAGACCGACAGCGTGACGGGGCGACGGTGCTGCAGGGCAAGCCGGAGGAAGTCCTGGAGCTGATTGATGCCTCACCGTATGCCAAGAAATACACTTCCGGGGTGCTATCGTTTGCCGAGAGTGACCTGGCGCCCGGACAGCGCGAAAAGCTGATGGAGAGTTTCGAGCGGGTTCTGATGCCCGGACTCGATAAAGACCAGTACAGCGTGCTGTGGGTGGAACACGCCGACAAAGGGCGGGTGGAGCTGAATTTCCTCATTCCGAACACCGAACTGCTGACCGGAAAACGTCTGCAGCCGTATTACGACCGAGCCGATCGCCCGCGTATCGATGCGTGGCAGACGGTGGTGAATGGCCGGCTGGGATTGCATGACCCGAACGACCCGGCAAACCGACGCGAGCTGGTCACGCCGTCGGCCCTGCCACAGGCGCTGCAGGAGGCTGTCAGAGCGATTACGCAGGGTTTAATGGTGTTAGCCTCGTCCGGGGAGCTTAAAACGCGGCAGGACGTGACTGAGGCGCTCACTGTGGCTGGTTTTGAGGTGGTACGTACCACGCGAAGCAGTATCAGCATTGCCAACCCGGACGGGGGACGAAATATCCGACTGAAAGGAGCCATCTATGAGCAGTCTTTTAACGCTGGCGCAGGACTTAGAGCAGAACTCGAAAGCGCAGCGGCAATCTACCAGCGAGATGCTGAAAGCCGCATTCAGCGAGCACGAAGCGTATGTAAATCAGGAACTGAGCGAAAGCGCGAAGCGAATCAACAGCGCTATCCTCGACCACGACCAGAAGCTGTCCTCCGCCATCAGCCAGAACACCAGAGGGATGCTGAAAACCATCGGGCGGACGTGGCTGATAATCGCCGGAGTGTCGTTCCTGCTGATCTGCACGAGCGGGAGCATTCTGTGGTGGCAGGGGCAGAAAATTCTCGACAACTACCAGGCCATCAGCGAGCAGAAAGATGCACTGTCGAAGCTGAACGCGCGAACGTGGGGCGTGACATACCGGGAGGACAGCAACGGACGTTTTCTGGTGCTGCCGTCGGGGATGAAAGGCGACACGAACTGGACGGTGAACGACGGGGCTATGAACGCAGTAAAACTGGTGCAGGAGTAGAGCTGAATGACGGAACTGGAAACGCAATTGTTGAGCGCATTCGAGCAACTGCAGCAGGATTACGCGCAGCAGCTGAGCGCGTGGGAAGCCGCCTCCTCGGAGTTGCAGAGGATGTTTGGCATTACGCAACGGGAGAACGCGGCGCTGAGCGAGCGTGTGTCGGACTTGAGCAGGCAGGTGCAGAGTTTAAGCGAGCAGCTGCGCCGCTTGTCCGTGAGATGAACACCATCGAGCAGCGGCAGGCACATGAACGGGCGCTGCAGCACGAGAAAACGCCGGAGCCGGAGCGACCGCTGCGACAAAAAGGTCTGGATGGTCCGTCGCTTTAA
- a CDS encoding MobC family plasmid mobilization relaxosome protein produces MLTMWVTQDEHQQLLERCDGKQLAAWMRQICLDTRPARSSRLPSIDPVLLRQLAGMGNNLNQIARKINGGQWSGADRVQVVAALMAIDAGLERLRHTVRENGADDDR; encoded by the coding sequence ATGCTGACCATGTGGGTCACGCAGGATGAGCATCAGCAGCTGCTTGAACGCTGTGACGGCAAACAGCTGGCGGCGTGGATGCGGCAAATCTGTCTAGATACCCGACCGGCGCGGTCATCACGGCTGCCGTCCATCGATCCGGTTTTACTGCGTCAGCTCGCAGGCATGGGCAATAACCTTAACCAGATCGCCCGGAAAATTAACGGCGGTCAGTGGTCTGGTGCTGATCGGGTTCAGGTGGTGGCTGCGCTGATGGCCATCGATGCCGGCCTTGAACGGCTACGGCATACGGTGCGGGAGAACGGAGCTGACGATGATCGTTAA